The Hemiscyllium ocellatum isolate sHemOce1 chromosome 4, sHemOce1.pat.X.cur, whole genome shotgun sequence genomic interval cttaaCTTCTCCTACTTgagaccagtgacccttcttcagaacatgaaCTAAAGATGTAGTTTGAACAAGAATTGTTACAACTGAAGCTTTTTCTTCCCCGATGTTACTGTGACTTAATTCCATCCATAGTGTTTCCCTGTCTCATCACTGAAATCCCTCAAGTTTTCTGTTGGAATTGCTGACTTTAGACATTAACAAACTGGTTACTGCTAACATGACATTTCACCAGTTTATTAAGATTGTGATTGCTTGAAATTTTTCTTCTGAACGTGCTTGGTTAGACAAAAATAACTTTACTCTGCTATAGTTAGAACAGAATAAGACATTTTTATAAATTTAGTTTACATTGAGCGTAAAGCATTCTGAATGGAATTAGCATGTCAAGTTTTGTTTCCAAATGAACTTTGTTTTAAGAATAGATACTGATTGAAAATTACATTGTATGTTTAGTCACCTTTGTGAAGATGAGATATACGAATCTAGTTGTGCCAGCTTAGTAAGCATTGGGCTTCACTGGCTGcaccagaatttattgccatccctaactGCCACAGAGAAAGTCATGGTActttgaacctctgcagtccatgtggtgtaggtgaACCAACAGTGCTGTTCaaaagtgagttccaggattttgacccagcaacagtgaaaagcAATGTCAAATTAGTTCCACGTCAGGAATTtgtggggcttggaggggaacttgcagattgtCCATTTTGAGGGACACTTTTTTTACTCTTGTTGGAAATAGTAATTCCTTGAcacttgtgtggaatgaatgttgcttgccactttcAACCTAAACCTCTGCATGTTGTGCAGCTATTGCTGCATTTGGATTTGGATTGCTTCAGTAGCTGAGGAGACATAAACGGTGCTGGaaattgtgtaatcatcagtagACATCCCCACCTCTGGCCTTTATGATGGAAAGAACATCATtgataaaacagctgaagatgcttgAGCCTTGAACACTGACCTGAAGAACTCCTTATGTGATGTCCTGTCGTTGAGATGATTGACTTAGAACACCACAGCCACCTTTGTGCTAGGTAATGAATATAGTATATACAGAATACTGTGTTATAAAATCATTTTCCAAGACAAGGTGAGtcaacaaattttagtgaactTAATTCCACTCTGTTAATACTTCCTGTGGCCTCCACGTACAATCATTCATTTGTGgcactcactgtatctcttcCAAACCATAGGTTTTTAACAAAAGGATAAAGCAAAAAGTGAAGGAGTGTGTGTAAATCAAAGAAGCACCTCTCTGCCGAATGTGGTCATTTATCTGACGCCTCTGTCTAGGTGGTCTTCTGCAATGAGAATCCATTGAATTCCTTAAAAGTAGTTAAACTTTCAAAGCACCTTTTTAGCTTTGGGGAGAGTTTAGTGAGAAAGAGAAGATATTTAGTACCTTGCCCGTTGGGGTTACCCCTTGGGCAGATTTGTTATATTTCATTACTAGCTCTGTTGACCTCACTGCCTGTCAGCTATATGGTATCGTATGTAAATTGGCTGCTATACCATTTAATCAGCTATGCTGCATCAGGCAGTAATGTGCTCTTCAATGCATGTGGTAATGGGCTGTATGGCAATGACTGAACTGAATTATGCATTGTGTGTTACTTATGCCATTggttctgatttattttctgaggCAAGATACgtttataaaaatgtttttggAAATGGGAAATGCTAGGAATGTTGTGTGTTTTTGACTAACAACAAAGGAATGATACTTATTTTTATGACGACTGTGTGCAACTTAGAAGAACTTGAGGATCGTGGTGTGCCTGTGACTTTAAACCTGTTGTCCTTTTTAATAGTGTGCTGTTGAAGTAACCATGGTGAGTTGACAGTGCACACTGCAAATAGTATGTCCTACAATAATGCGACAGCAACTGGGAAAATGGGATATCGGGTTCAGTAGCAGAGGACCTGATCAGACAGTCTGTTTTGTGTTGGGTGatattacagctgtacatgtTCATCATATTCTTGACTTGAGACTTGTTGGAGAAACTTGCACGGTCAGGCAGTGAACCACTTCAGAGTATACCGCCTCTGCCCTGTCGTGTAACCATAAGATTGACATTGTTGGTCTAGTCATTATTGTTGAACTTCCGGATGTTGACGTTAACTTAGTGCTGATAACACTGTCCTCAGGAATTCCTGCAGAAATATTCTGGGACTGTGGTGATTGGTGCTTCATAGCTGCAATCATTTTCCTGTGTGTTAGTTTGGATCTGATCATTTTTGCGTTTTCCCATGACCCTGTTTCTCTAAGATTCCTGATGCCATATTTAGTTAAATTTTATGCTTTTATAAATATAATTTTGACATTAAAGTGTTTCAATTTTGGAAACATTATTTTCGAACAACTTTTTGCCATGTTAATTGACCTATACTTCAAATAAGGTATTAGATTATTCAAgtattttcttctctcttttctaTCAGTGACCCAAAATATCAATGACAGGTGCTAAATGCAGGTTATAATCTTAAATATAAAGTTTGAACTTGTTGGTCCCTAAAATGACAACTATATTTAAACGCACTTTAAAACTTAATCCATTATGTTTTTGCCTTGGCTTAATTCTAACTACTGTATATGTCATTGTGTTCTGGGTTTCTGTTGGTTGTGAAACTTTTCAGTGTTCATTTAGCTCCACGGAATGCTGTAACTATCTTCCACAGAGTATCCATCATTTACAATTGTACCTGAAGCTCTAAAATCAATTAACAACTAGGCACGAGCTACATATCACAaattcgtttttttttaaataggtaAGCAGATGTTCCTGAAATTAGTAGCAACTGTTTGTAGTTGAGGAACAGGATCAGGGTCAAAGCGCAAGTGGctaaaatcagattttttttaatagcaAGGGATAAGTTTGCAAAAGACCATGGAAATAAAACTCTCATTGTGCACCACTGATTATGTATATTGAAATCTAAAGTAAATGCAAAAACTCAAACCATATTATCTTGTACAGCCGACAACAGTGTCATGTGAGAATTGGATAGAATTTAGACCGGTGAAGATAAGAGTTCCCTGGTTTCAGCCCTGACACGTGACTATTCTTTAAATGACTACAGTATTTCACAGCCGGGAGGGGAGTTTGCATTAAAGATACCATACTGGTATATGTAGTTagtaaaaatgacaaaaatattTATTGTGTGAAACAGTGCTCTAAGTTGGTGTGCACATTTTGTCCACCATATGTACTAAAAGTTACATACAGTCTGGCCTCCCAATGGGTTGGCCTAACTTTGTTTTCCATCCTTTCCTGTGGTGATACAATTGTTTTCTTTGATTAAAGAGCAATGTATCCTGTTGAAAATTgtattttgtttgcttttttgCTTTTGCTTCTTATTCCTCCTTTTCCTTTTACTGTATTTTTGTTCATAGGTGttgattttaaaatcaaaacaataGAACTAAGAGGGAAGAAAATTAGATTACAAATCTGGTAAGTGACCTACACGTTTCCAGCCATTGACTCCTTCATATTCCTCTTCCATTACTCCTCATTGAAGATTCTCTTACATTCTCATTCTTGGTATCAGCTGGTTTTCCACTCCTGATGACAGCCTGTGCAGTAATATATTGCCCCAATATATTATCTGAAACACCCTGAAAAATGTTTGATATCAATTGGAGTATcaccaatttttaaaattgattgaAGATGAATTTCTACATGACTTCTAATTGTAATAGGTTTGCTTCTGTAACTATAGTAAATTTGTTGTTTGATGATCAACCTAGATTGTCAAACTGAGATTTGATTTCCACCTCCTTCAATATTCTGCTTTTTGCTGGACAtatttagaagttttttttagaaacaaGGCAACAAACTCTCAAACGTATCTTGGACAGGCTGTTGTGTTTGGTTGACATTCTTGTCATTCCTTAGTCTGTGACCTCAGTAGTTATTTCTGCCTCAGTCTCTAGAATGAGTGCCTTGGTTTCAAGTCACCTTCATTGCATCTCTAATTGGCCGCTGTGAGACCAAACCTGTAAACTGCCCCTTGTTTTATCACAACTTGCCTTTTGTAGCTAAAAGTATGCTTTCTGTTCATTTACTTTCTATTTGTGAAGCACATGGTATTGTAAGTAGAAGCCATGAATATGCGAAACTGCCAGttcttaaaatgtaaaataatcTGTGCTTCGTACTACTTCTTCCTGTTAATTCAGGTAATATATTTATTACTTGTATTGATCTGTAGCCTACTTAAAAGTTGCATCATTCAAATTATCATATAACCCAATTTTTGTGAACAAAGAATTCCCTCTTTGTCGGGGTAAACAGTATTCAGAAGTTGAATATTTGTAAACATTAGAAAATAAGAACTGTCTGTCTCTGAAGTGTATAAACCACCTGTTCCAACGTTGAGTGTTTTACCAAATTTTCTTTGACCTTGTGTAACTCAAAGTATCCAATAAACCTGCAGGACTGCTGCTGCTTTGTGCACTAATGTGGTACGTAGGATTCCGTTCTTCCCTATTGGCATCTGGCATCATACCGCTTTATCAGTGAGAATTAGTAATACAAATATTCTGGCAGATAAAATCATCTGTGTGACACATGGTATGTTGTCAGTTGTCTTTGTTGTCATGATCTCTTTTGATGATATAAAAAGCTTACTAACACTCTGTAATCACCCCCGCCCCTCATACTTCCCAGCAAGACCATGGCTTCAGATTGCTGCATCACTCTGAGATACCTTATTTATCCATAGTCTCCAGTTAACAGTAGTCTAATTTCTAACTGTCTGTGTGTTCTCATCCCTCATCTGTGTGACTCTTAAGATCTGGCTGCAAGAGGCTGGCAAATAATAGCACTATATCTACGGGAGCGTATGGAGGTAAAATGTACTACTTTATTATTTGATAATACTGACCACTTGTGTTTATCCTTCTACCCCATCCAGGTCAAAATAAGGTCCCTGAAATTAATAAGTCTATTTGGATTTTTCAGTTGTCAACCTAAACAAAATTAATTGAACAACATTGGAGCTCCTTTTCTGGcagtcttttttttttgtctaatcaacctattcagaggtGTTACTacatacttctggagcaggtgggcaaTGAACCTAGGCCTCCGGGTCCAGGGGTAGGTAcactacactgttccattattaaagTTGAACAGTATGAGCCAACAGTTTTGCGATGATTCATTTAAAGAAAATGTGTCGCTAATAATCTGCAGCAATGTTTTATATATTCTTCAAGCTCTTAACAAACTGGCATTGAGCAACTACTACACATCTGGTTAAAGTATTGTTCTTtccaaattattttaataaaGCAGTAGTCTTGTGGACCTTAATTGTGAGAAGATTACAAGACCCTTTGTGTTGACAAGTTCTCAACAAGTGACATGACTGCAGAGCTCAAATTTAAATGTTTTGATGAGGGTGGTGGCAGATAGAAATGAACCAACTGGATAATGTAGCCAGAATGGATGTTCTGCTTTGACGTACTTGACTGtaaattgttttgatttttttcaatcACTTTTTTATCTTCAGGGATACTGCAGGACAGGAAAGGTTCAACAGCATTACTTCAGCATATTACAGGAGTGCCAAGGGAATTGTCTTAGTGTATGACATTACTAAAAAAGAAACTTTTGAAGATGTACCAAAATGGATGAAAATGATTGACAAGGTAATGAAGATGTTACACACATTCTTCATAGTGTTCGTCTAAATTTTATAAATGGTGAAGTGGTTTAAGATGcttcaatttttaatttttttaatgtaagtatttaatttatttttatccaATAGTCATTCCAGATACATTGTAACATTTCACGACCAATATATCCCAAACTGTCAGTAATATTTACCTTTGATTTAATTggtatttaaggaaaaataataGGGCAGAGTGTTACTTATGTCTGGATTGGCAAAAAAATTCTCCCTTTACAAGTGGACGACTGACGTTGAGTGTTTAGTTGCATCTTCACCAATGTTTTTATGATGTAACCATAGTTGCATTTGCATAGTGCAGTGGGTAATATTTGCTGCCTAATGTAATGCCTCTTTTTATAACACAATGACTGGTGCAGTACTCACCCGCACTGTCATAACCATAGATTTCTAAATTGAGGACACTGCTGACCATTCTCAAAGAAGGAAGGcttgtgtgtgatttttgacatatGATTTGGCTATGAGGAAATGGTCTGCAATTTGGAGTTCTCAATTTTCATATCCAATCAACCTGCAGATTGGCAGTTTCGCAATCATTATTACAAGAGAGGGAGCAGCAAATGATTCAACTTCAAGTGCAAAACGTCTAAATGTTTTTGAAAGAATGTCAGAAAGTTGTTAGCATGCTGCTATATTACTTACAAAACGGAAATTATAGTTTACACAATATCAAGCCATCCCTTTTCAACTTTCTTCAATTCTCCACCCAACCTTCATTGTATTGCAGAAACATCATACATTTTAACCCATAATAACCACCATTATAAGCCACATGAAATTGATGCTAGTTTAGTAGTAATTGGCAGTTTTATATGCCAAACTTGcaacaacaatttatatttatatagtgccttttaaTGGAAGATTCCAAAACACTTctcacaggagcattatcaaacaTTGAGCCACAAAAGGAGACAGGAGTTTTTGCAGTTAATTCACAGGTTCCAGAGTTTTTGATTACCTCTAATTTGCAGAGGATAGAATGTGTGAGACCAGTCAGAGCTGCATTGAAATAGTCATCCGGTTATGAATGGTTGTGGATAATCAATCAACTCACTGGAAGAAGCTCCGCAAACACCCACAACCACAAAGATTGGGGAGGTGAGCACATAAGTGCAATTGACAGGGCTGAAGCCAGAAATTCCAAGTGGATGATCCTCAGAATCAGATTCCAGTCTTCAGCCTAGTAAATTCAATTGACGTGGGAGCAAGAAACCACTGAAAGCAATGAGACTGCATGGACTTTTGTCTGTATGTTCCAACAGTATTGGGCTACAGAGCTAACCAGATCCCCTGGTCAAGTGGTTGAAGTGCAGATAAAAAAgaaaacaatgtggaaaatttctcAGTTACGTCTTGTCTACAATAAAAGGACAAATCTCAGCTAGCCAATTACTGCTCaacagtctattctcaatcatcagcaaagtgatgaaaaGTGGCATTATTTGATAATAATATAGttgctgatgctcagtttgggtaaTGCCAGGCCCACTTAATTCAAACCTCATTTTGGTTTGGTCGAAACATGGGCAAATGAACAAAGTTCAAAGATGAAGTGACAGTGACTGTCCTTCGTATCAACGTTTGACCAAGTTTGACATTAAGAAGTCTAGCAAAACTGCAGTTGATGAGTTTGAGGAGGAAAACTCCACTTATTGGAGTCATACTGAGCACAAAAGATGGTTTTGATTGTAGAGGTTAATCTTTTCAACCACAGGATATCTCAGccggagttcctcagggtagtgtccatgGTTCAACTATTctcagttgtttcatcaatgatcttctctccatcataagggtAAAGGTGAGGATGTTCACTGCAGTGTTGAGTGCCATTTACATACTGAAATAATCTATGCACAAATGGAGCAATGGATGATATCCAGGCacggctgataagtggcaagttcCAGATAATggtcatttccaacaagagagaatctaaccatcgtccCTTTAGGTTCAGTGGtcttgccatcactgaattcccccactttCAACACCATGaaggttatcattgatcagaaattgaaatTGGCCAGCAATGTAAATACTGTGTTGTGCCAGCAGGTCAGTAGCTATGAATTCAGCAACGGTGACTCTAATCCTGATTCCCAAAGCCTGTCGccatctacaagtcaggagtgtgatagaatattttCCACTTTCCTGGTTGAGTCCAGCTTCACTTTCATCTAAAAtagcttgacaccattcatgCCAAAGCCTGTCTGATTTGCATGACTTCCACAAATATTTGCACCACCACAaccagtagcaacagtgtgttcCACTGCAGAATGTACTGCAACAACTTGACAAGGCTCCTTAAAGTTTCTGAACTTCTGAACTCTACAGTCCAGAAGGGAAAGGGCTTTTGGATACATAGAAAATAAAATCACATACCACCCTGACTTTGAATCTTTTTGCCATCCCAACGcagttgctgggtcagaatcctggagctccctcctttACAATGGGTCTACCAACGCATGGATttcagtggttcaaggaggcagcccAGCACCCCTCCTGAGGGGCACTTAGAAATAGGCAGTAAGTGGTGGTCCAGCTAGTGATGTCCAgagcccatgaatgaataatatgaCGTTGCTACTCTTGCAGATTACTGAAGGTGTGCAACAAACTGTTTTGAGTCTTTCTGCCTATTCATTTTACTTGTACAGTCCTCTTGTATATTGCACCACATTTGACTCTCGGCAAATGTTTTGTTATACACAGTATGCTTCAGAAGATGCAGAGCTACTATTAGTGGGAAATAAGTTAGACTGTGAAGTTGATCGAGCAATCTCTCGTCAACAGGGAGAAAAGGTAAGAAATAATCTAAAAATATTACTTGCTCTTATGAAGTGACTTCCTAATGTAATCCTGGTTATAAAGTACCTTGTAAAGCTCTTGCTCAGACTGGATCCACAAGGAGATAATTCTAGTGCTTACCATTGTCAGTGACAACAAAATTTTCAGAGACTAACATAGGGCTCAGAGATCACAGGATAATTACAGCTGAAGAAGTCTATTTGGCTTTGTTTATTTCCTATCCTTGCAGAAAGATTTATTTGTTGGATTTTCAGCTACACTTCCTGGATGTTTCATCTGTAAATAGATCACATTTAGTGAGAAGCATTTCTGAACTATGGTCCAAAATCCACCTCCAGAATCTATGCACTCTTGTCCTATTCTTGAATTTTAATATTCTGCACCAAACCTCTTTCTTTCCATTaattgttttatatatattttaaactCATTCACTGGACGTGCGCATCACTGACACTATGgtcatttgttgctcatcctgaATTAGAAATTTTGTTTCACTCCCTGGATGTCAAGTACATTTTTGGACAAAGcagccaaaactgcacacaatactccaagtgtggtttcaACAAGGCCCTGTGCAGCTACAGCAAGGCATCcttattcctgtactcaaattccctacaatgaaggccaacatatttctattcctaattacttgctttcAGGTGTGCAAGGATTTTCAAGTCCTTTGTGTGTCATCATTTCCTACTCAATCACCATAGTAGTCTGTAATTTTTGTTTTCCTACTGAAATGGAGAACTTTACCCTTATCTGTGTTCTACTgctctgccatgcatttgctcacTCAGTCGATCTGTCTAAATAGTCTTAAAACGACTTTCCTTCTACTCCACAATCTCAAAACCATtaaattttgtgtcatcagcaaacttggaagtaTTGCATTTGATTCTCTCATCCAAGTTGTTGATATCTAAGTTATGAATAGCTGAGAGCCAAGCATGACccgcgccccccaccccccaatcatCACCAACACCACCTATTCCAATAAAGACTTTTTTAAAGCTGcctctgtttcctgtctgatGAGCAATTCTcaattatttggatatgaacatacgTGATGtcattagtaattttgcagatgacaccaaagttggaggtgtagaggaaagCAACGAAGGATTAGCTccgattacaatgagatcttgatcagatgggccaatgggctgagaaatggcaggtggagtttaatttagataaatgcaagatgctgcattttgggaaagcaggacttatacactaatggtaaggtccaagggagcaATGCTcccttagctccttgaaagtagagttgcaggtaggtagaataatgaagaaggcattcagtatgcttcctttaatggtcagagtattaagtatagGGGTTGAAAGGTCAtgtagcagctgtacaggatgttggttaggctgcttttggaatattgcgtgcaatcatggtctccttcctatcggaaggatgttgtgaaacttgaaagggttcatgaaAGATTTACAGGGTAACCTCAATTATCCGAGCGAGGTGGGTAGGCacttttgttcggataatcgattttatttggttaattgatgaaatgcctttcctctgtggctcagtttttaaagtctgcttcccgctcaggagactagcagcagcacacagcgTGTGAGACCCTGTCCAACCTCACCGTCCgacccctgcccccaaacccagtccaacactgccccccgcccccCAAATCCTGCATGCGTGCGCGCACACAGCTTTTTAGTGCAACTTTTTGACCGGTTCCATATTTGACCTATACAGAAcactgttggagagattatctggggaagtgggGTGGAGGAATGGGTTAGGGTACACCTCCAAATATCTACCTTgaatcacacaccatcctgacctggaactgTTTGAGTTTCTTCCTgttactggatcaaaattctgaactccctaacagcactgtgtgtaGCAACACCACACAGGCTGCAGTAATTGTAAataagcagctcaccatcaccacctaTGGTTGGAACTTGGTAGAATCGGAGTGGAGAGACAATGCAGTTATTTTCAATTCCATTTTTCTAAAGGAGCTGCCTTAACCTGTTTGCCAGCAAAGTGAAGTAAAATTGCAGAGAAGCTGTTCTGGGATTCAAACTTttcttttgatttgtttttgtcaGAATAGATTTGGGTGTAGAAGTGTCTTTTCTAATTAAAATGGATCTTTTGCCGCTtttgataattttaaaacaaaaataaacctcTGGCTTTAGATGTTTTGTTAAATGTCTTTATTCTTTTACTTCTTTAGTTTGCCCTGCAGGTAACTGGGATGCGGTTTTGTGAAGCCAGTGCAAAGGACAACTATAATGTCAATGAGATTTTTTTGAAGCTTGTGGATGACATTCTAAATAAGGCAAGCTCATTTATTtgtagaaaaaaaattaacattaggAACTGCTCTAACACTTCCAAtcttcataaatgatttgaaaaaatcgaatttgttattttaaaacttcGGAATGCTGTATTACGAATATCAGCTCAAAGTGCATCAATTCCAGTATTGTCTTACAGGAATGTCATATTACATTGGTGATCCGACAAACAGAGCAACGTAAACTAATTcacattaaaagcaaaatattgtggaatGAAAATAGAACACTGTTCAGCAAGTCAAGTGACATGTCTAGAGAGATGAACAGAGTTCCGGTTGATA includes:
- the rab12 gene encoding ras-related protein Rab-12; the encoded protein is MDRTAGAKRRGPGGGGGEGLSSNSRSLSANSLPVAGGASPKPSPASSRRRRQPPRPADYKLQVIIIGSRGVGKTSLMERFTDDTFSEACKSTVGVDFKIKTIELRGKKIRLQIWDTAGQERFNSITSAYYRSAKGIVLVYDITKKETFEDVPKWMKMIDKYASEDAELLLVGNKLDCEVDRAISRQQGEKFALQVTGMRFCEASAKDNYNVNEIFLKLVDDILNKLPDIPRRELSNSILSLQPEPEIPPELPPLRQNVRCC